The Diaphorobacter ruginosibacter genome contains a region encoding:
- the truA gene encoding tRNA pseudouridine(38-40) synthase TruA yields the protein MRIALGVSYNGQAYKGWQSQPDGNTVQDHLEAALGRFATHEVSTLCAGRTDAGVHGLMQVVHFDTELQRAPFSWVRGPNAFLPPDIAVQWAHPVPDEFHSRASAVARRYAYVLLQSPVRPSVETGRVGWVFHPLNGEAMQRAASYLLGEHDFTSFRASACQAKSPIKTMQGIDVIRRGGKPQQPLEIERNSPHHFTPCYWRFEFQASAFLHHMIRNIMGCLILVGQGLKEPEWILEVLAARSRDAAAPTFSPDGLYFLGPVYDEKWGLPTRAPAYDWLP from the coding sequence ATGAGGATTGCACTGGGTGTGAGCTACAACGGTCAGGCCTACAAAGGCTGGCAAAGTCAGCCGGACGGCAACACCGTACAGGATCATCTCGAAGCGGCCTTGGGCCGCTTTGCTACTCATGAGGTGTCCACTCTCTGCGCCGGCCGCACCGACGCGGGCGTGCACGGCCTCATGCAGGTGGTCCATTTCGACACCGAACTGCAGCGTGCGCCCTTCTCCTGGGTGCGCGGCCCCAACGCCTTCCTGCCGCCCGACATCGCGGTCCAGTGGGCCCACCCCGTTCCGGACGAGTTTCACTCGCGCGCCAGCGCCGTTGCGCGCCGCTATGCCTACGTGCTGCTGCAATCCCCTGTTCGTCCGAGCGTGGAGACGGGCCGTGTCGGCTGGGTGTTCCATCCGCTCAACGGCGAGGCCATGCAGCGCGCGGCCTCGTACCTGCTGGGCGAGCATGATTTCACCTCGTTCCGCGCATCGGCCTGCCAGGCCAAGTCGCCGATCAAGACCATGCAGGGCATCGACGTGATCCGGCGCGGCGGCAAGCCGCAGCAACCGCTCGAGATCGAGCGCAACAGCCCGCACCACTTCACACCCTGCTACTGGCGCTTCGAGTTCCAGGCCAGTGCCTTCCTGCACCACATGATCCGCAACATCATGGGCTGCTTGATCCTGGTCGGCCAGGGGCTGAAGGAGCCCGAATGGATACTCGAGGTGCTCGCCGCCCGCTCCCGCGATGCCGCAGCGCCCACCTTCTCGCCCGACGGCCTGTACTTCCTTGGCCCGGTCTACGACGAAAAATGGGGACTGCCGACGCGTGCGCCTGCGTATGATTGGCTCCCATGA
- a CDS encoding phosphoribosylanthranilate isomerase, with the protein MSSSNAPISATPSSLLQTRTRIKICGLTREQDVDAAVNAGADAIGFVLYARSPRAVSAARAAELARRLPPFVTPVLLFVNEAPEAVQAAAGQIPGAMLQFHGDESPEECWIASGRGRHSWMRAARIPLGDGAASFNLVKYAQDHSQARAILLDAHVDGYGGGGKTFNWSLLPPSVASHLVLSGGLTPANVTDGILQLRPRCLTLAVDVSSGVEADAPGGGTLKGIKDADKIHRFVAAVRAADGATA; encoded by the coding sequence ATGAGCTCGTCCAACGCCCCAATCTCCGCCACTCCTTCCTCGCTCCTCCAGACCCGTACCCGCATCAAGATCTGCGGACTCACGCGGGAGCAGGACGTGGACGCTGCGGTCAACGCCGGGGCGGATGCCATCGGCTTCGTGCTCTATGCAAGGAGCCCGCGCGCGGTGAGCGCCGCGCGCGCAGCCGAACTCGCCAGGCGGCTGCCCCCCTTTGTCACGCCAGTGCTGCTGTTCGTGAACGAGGCACCCGAGGCTGTCCAGGCCGCGGCCGGCCAGATCCCCGGCGCCATGCTCCAGTTCCATGGTGACGAAAGCCCCGAGGAATGCTGGATTGCCAGCGGCCGGGGCCGGCATTCCTGGATGCGGGCGGCCCGAATTCCACTCGGCGATGGCGCAGCTTCGTTCAACCTCGTAAAATACGCCCAGGATCACTCTCAAGCCCGGGCCATCCTGCTCGACGCACATGTCGACGGATACGGTGGCGGTGGCAAAACATTCAATTGGTCACTCCTTCCACCAAGCGTAGCCTCTCATCTCGTTTTGTCTGGTGGACTCACGCCTGCAAACGTGACCGATGGCATCTTGCAGTTGAGGCCGCGCTGTCTGACGCTGGCCGTTGATGTGAGCTCCGGCGTGGAAGCCGATGCCCCGGGCGGAGGAACGCTCAAGGGCATCAAGGACGCCGACAAGATCCACCGCTTCGTCGCGGCCGTACGGGCCGCCGATGGGGCAACTGCTTGA
- the trpB gene encoding tryptophan synthase subunit beta — MSQYNFPDAQGHFGPYGGSFASETLTHAINELREAYAKYQNDPDFLREFRYELAHFVGRPSPVYHAARTSEEIGGAQIYLKREDLNHTGAHKINNVIGQAMLAKRMGKPRIIAETGAGQHGVATATICARYGLECIVYMGAEDVKRQSPNVYRMKLLGATVVPVESGSKTLKDALNEAMRDWVANVDNTFYIIGTVAGPHPYPMMVRDFQSVIGKECLTQMPEMLKDQQIAAEQPDAVVACVGGGSNAMGIFHPYIPFENTRLIGVEAAGEGLDSGKHSASLQRGSSGVLHGNRTFILQNEDGQITETHSISAGLDYPGVGPEHAWLQEIKRAQYVGITDQEALDAFHHLCRAEGIIPALESSHAFAYAMKLAREMRKDQSILVCLSGRGDKDIGTVADLTGGDYYDRPSMRGLTVKGGPAA; from the coding sequence ATGTCCCAATACAATTTCCCTGACGCACAGGGCCATTTCGGCCCCTATGGCGGCTCGTTCGCCAGCGAAACCCTGACCCACGCGATCAACGAACTGCGCGAGGCCTACGCAAAGTACCAGAACGATCCGGATTTCCTGCGCGAATTCCGCTACGAACTGGCGCATTTCGTGGGCCGGCCCTCCCCCGTCTACCACGCCGCACGCACGAGCGAAGAAATCGGTGGTGCGCAGATCTACCTCAAGCGCGAGGATCTGAACCACACCGGCGCGCACAAGATCAACAACGTGATCGGCCAGGCCATGCTCGCCAAGCGCATGGGCAAGCCGCGCATCATTGCCGAGACCGGCGCGGGCCAGCACGGCGTCGCCACGGCAACGATCTGCGCGCGTTACGGCCTCGAGTGCATCGTCTACATGGGCGCCGAGGACGTGAAGCGCCAAAGCCCCAATGTCTACCGCATGAAGCTGCTGGGCGCGACCGTCGTGCCCGTGGAATCCGGCAGCAAGACGCTCAAGGATGCGCTCAACGAAGCCATGCGGGACTGGGTGGCCAACGTGGACAACACGTTCTACATCATCGGTACCGTGGCCGGCCCGCACCCCTATCCCATGATGGTGCGCGACTTCCAGAGCGTCATCGGCAAGGAATGCCTCACGCAGATGCCAGAGATGCTCAAGGACCAGCAGATCGCTGCCGAGCAGCCCGATGCCGTGGTCGCCTGCGTCGGCGGCGGCAGCAATGCCATGGGCATCTTCCACCCCTACATTCCGTTCGAGAACACGCGCCTGATCGGCGTGGAGGCGGCGGGCGAAGGCCTCGACAGCGGCAAGCACTCGGCTTCGCTGCAGCGCGGCTCCTCGGGCGTGCTGCACGGCAACCGCACCTTCATCCTGCAGAACGAGGACGGCCAGATCACCGAAACCCACAGCATCAGCGCGGGCCTGGACTACCCCGGCGTCGGTCCCGAGCACGCGTGGCTGCAGGAGATCAAGCGCGCTCAGTATGTCGGCATCACCGACCAGGAAGCGCTGGATGCATTCCACCACCTGTGCCGCGCGGAGGGCATCATCCCGGCACTGGAGTCGAGCCATGCGTTCGCCTATGCCATGAAGCTGGCCAGGGAGATGCGCAAGGACCAGTCCATCCTCGTGTGCCTGTCGGGCCGCGGCGACAAGGACATCGGCACCGTGGCCGACCTCACCGGCGGCGATTACTACGACCGCCCGAGCATGCGCGGTCTCACAGTCAAGGGAGGGCCTGCGGCATGA
- the trpA gene encoding tryptophan synthase subunit alpha, giving the protein MNRIATTFEKLQSEGRKALIPYITAGYPFAAITPSLMHGMVEAGADVIELGVPFSDPMADGPVIQKAGDRAIANGVNLRQVLAYVREFRQKNQTTPVVLMGYANPVERYDQNHGADAFVNDAAEAGVDGVLIVDYPPEECEEFAAKLRARGMDLIFLLAPTSTPERMQQVARIASGYVYYVSLKGVTGSGALDTSAVEAMLPRIREHVKIPVGVGFGIRDAQTAQTLSRFSDAVIIGSKIIQLLEDQPHEKVIPLTVDFLRGVRKAMDA; this is encoded by the coding sequence ATGAATCGCATCGCCACCACATTCGAAAAATTGCAATCCGAAGGCCGCAAGGCACTCATTCCCTACATCACGGCGGGCTATCCGTTCGCCGCCATCACGCCGTCGCTCATGCACGGCATGGTGGAGGCCGGTGCCGACGTGATCGAGCTGGGCGTGCCGTTCTCCGACCCGATGGCCGACGGCCCGGTCATCCAGAAGGCCGGCGACCGTGCGATCGCCAATGGCGTGAACCTCAGGCAGGTGCTCGCCTACGTGCGCGAGTTCCGCCAGAAGAACCAGACCACGCCCGTCGTGCTCATGGGCTATGCCAATCCGGTGGAACGCTACGACCAGAACCATGGCGCTGATGCGTTCGTCAACGACGCCGCAGAGGCCGGAGTCGACGGCGTGCTGATCGTCGACTACCCGCCCGAGGAGTGCGAGGAGTTCGCCGCCAAGCTGCGCGCCAGGGGCATGGACCTGATCTTCCTGCTCGCCCCCACCAGCACGCCCGAGCGCATGCAGCAGGTCGCGCGCATCGCCAGCGGCTACGTCTACTACGTCTCGCTCAAGGGCGTGACCGGCTCGGGCGCCCTCGACACCTCCGCCGTGGAAGCCATGCTGCCCCGGATCCGCGAGCATGTGAAGATCCCGGTCGGCGTGGGCTTCGGCATCCGCGACGCGCAAACCGCGCAGACCCTGTCCAGGTTCTCCGACGCGGTCATCATCGGCAGCAAGATCATCCAGCTGCTCGAAGACCAGCCGCACGAGAAAGTCATTCCCCTGACCGTTGATTTCCTGCGCGGCGTGCGCAAGGCAATGGACGCATAA